The Candidatus Nitrosymbiomonas proteolyticus genome has a segment encoding these proteins:
- a CDS encoding oxidoreductase of the aldo/keto reductase family protein has translation MDLSRRSFCVAAGAATAGLMRGRILPNGTAQPEIAKRKLGKTGWNATIYALGSAEIPPDAEASRAISRLVDAGVNYLDTAPSYQSARSEKVIGAVIRNRREKVFLATKTLARDAEGAYREVLASLERLQTDRIDLLQVHAVNDSGTLDQVLRKGGAVEGLERARREGKIRFVGITGHTRPEVIASALNRYPFDSILIPVSPLDVHLGDFAEGVIPQAEKLGIALVGMKALKGIERATGGRFEPGRFLRYALSLRLSTLTIGLRRESEVDENLRIVQNFQPMEKDERLAFEKEMRQHANDSTLWWKKTG, from the coding sequence ATGGACCTTTCGCGAAGGTCGTTTTGCGTCGCTGCCGGCGCGGCGACTGCGGGCTTGATGAGGGGGCGGATTTTGCCCAACGGCACGGCGCAACCCGAGATCGCCAAGAGGAAACTCGGCAAGACCGGTTGGAACGCCACCATTTACGCGCTGGGCTCGGCCGAGATTCCCCCGGACGCCGAGGCGAGTCGGGCGATCAGCCGACTCGTCGACGCAGGCGTCAACTACCTGGACACCGCACCCAGCTATCAGAGCGCGCGTAGTGAAAAGGTGATCGGCGCGGTCATCCGAAACCGAAGAGAGAAGGTGTTCCTCGCGACGAAAACCCTCGCCCGCGACGCCGAGGGCGCTTACCGAGAGGTCCTGGCGAGCCTCGAACGTCTGCAGACCGACCGGATCGACCTTTTGCAGGTTCACGCGGTCAACGATTCGGGGACGCTCGATCAGGTCTTGCGGAAGGGCGGGGCGGTCGAGGGCCTCGAACGAGCGCGGCGGGAAGGCAAGATTCGGTTCGTCGGGATTACGGGGCACACGCGGCCTGAGGTGATTGCGAGCGCTCTGAACCGGTACCCCTTCGATTCCATCCTCATCCCCGTGAGCCCGCTCGACGTACACCTTGGGGACTTTGCGGAAGGGGTGATCCCTCAAGCCGAGAAACTGGGGATCGCCCTAGTGGGGATGAAGGCCCTGAAAGGGATCGAGCGAGCCACCGGTGGGCGGTTCGAACCCGGGCGCTTCCTCCGCTATGCGCTCTCCCTGCGGCTTTCCACCCTAACCATCGGCTTGCGTCGCGAGTCTGAAGTCGACGAGAACCTTCGCATCGTGCAGAACTTCCAGCCGATGGAGAAGGACGAGCGCCTCGCCTTCGAGAAGGAAATGAGGCAACACGCCAACGACTCGACTCTTTGGTGGAAGAAGACAGGATAG
- a CDS encoding rhamnosidase, translated as MMPWVFLAMIDDPIAPPYALIPTHLTCEYQIDPKGIGAREPLLSWQIVSSNPNARNQFPTAYRVLVASERELLDMGRGDLWDSGKVDSADSRYVRWGGQPLPSRQRAFWKVRIWDQDGVEQPWSADASFSVGLLEKSDWQAEWIGHDAPIAESREMPDFEGALWIGHESEVKGEQPMATRAFRHELSLNPSEVSQAWLLVTGDDEFDAYLNGRLVAKSDQRPHSWTRPETVDVSPLLRPGRNVIAVRIRNTLSGWAGLLGKLLLARKDGSKLESTTGPDWKCADGWDDRWADPSFDDSAWPQAKTLGEYGDSPWGRVPPRGMFLPPPRYLRRGFQIEKPISHATLHATALGIYEARINGKRVAEALFLPGWTDYNLRIPTHSFDVTGLLQQGENVWSVLLADGWFAGYVGYGGQRNHYGDALRFLGQLEIEYEDGTKKTVATGPDWRASTGGLREADFLMGETFDSSAEPWGWDARGFEEKDWQPVEIGSAIQPLIEPAKHQPVAVIARFEPLSVSQVGPDAYVLDLGQNIAGYAQLELTAERGREITLRYAERLDAEGKLYTTNLRGARAVDKYVCRGEGIERWSPRFTFHGFQFIEVSGLGRAPRRGEVVGLAVASDTPITGHFECSDPMLNRLAKNIYWTQRMNFLEVPTDCPQRDERLGWTGDAQVYATTAAYFADVEAFFDKWLIDLTDAQRADGQFPMVAPLKVAGPDGGPAWADAGVIVPWELYRMTGNVSLLRRQFPSMLRFVEFSFARCEEGTLPPKEFHCFGDWLNIDDPTPNEVLFLAYLVRSADFAAEAADVLGKADNSRRLRDIAAAARTSFQKNYVDSDGRIAGDSQTAYALAIDFGLLPQAGEARAAQHLVRKLEERGVRLSTGFVGTKPLMRSLAKVGRFDLAYRLLQSKEFPSWGFTIEHGATSIWERWNGWTPEEGFADPGMNSFAHYAFGAVGEWMMEHVAGIAPRSPGFAQILIHPKPGGTLTSVRASHHSPYGPIRVEWSLEGRQFELTVEVPPGGRAVVRVPSSDPSSVLEESELGWKAVAGKAGAGYSEIEVGSGTYRWKSTESSSEGGPTQMPL; from the coding sequence ATGATGCCCTGGGTTTTCCTCGCCATGATCGACGATCCCATCGCCCCTCCCTACGCGCTCATTCCAACTCACCTGACCTGCGAATACCAGATCGACCCCAAGGGGATCGGCGCGCGCGAGCCCTTGCTTTCGTGGCAGATCGTCTCGAGCAACCCGAACGCACGCAACCAGTTTCCCACGGCATACCGGGTCCTGGTCGCTTCGGAGCGGGAGCTTCTCGATATGGGGCGGGGCGATCTGTGGGACTCGGGAAAGGTCGATTCAGCCGACTCAAGGTACGTGCGCTGGGGCGGACAGCCTCTCCCAAGCCGCCAACGAGCTTTCTGGAAGGTGAGGATTTGGGACCAGGACGGCGTCGAGCAGCCCTGGAGCGCCGACGCTTCCTTCAGCGTGGGACTTCTCGAAAAAAGCGATTGGCAAGCTGAGTGGATCGGCCACGATGCGCCGATCGCCGAATCCAGGGAGATGCCCGACTTCGAAGGCGCGCTCTGGATCGGCCACGAATCGGAAGTCAAGGGCGAGCAGCCTATGGCGACACGGGCCTTCCGGCACGAACTCTCATTGAATCCGAGCGAAGTCAGTCAGGCTTGGCTTCTCGTAACGGGCGACGATGAGTTTGACGCCTATCTGAACGGGCGGCTGGTGGCTAAGAGCGACCAGCGGCCGCACTCTTGGACTCGCCCTGAAACGGTCGATGTCTCTCCACTCCTCCGACCCGGGCGCAACGTGATCGCCGTCAGGATTCGAAACACGCTCTCCGGTTGGGCCGGGCTTTTGGGGAAGCTCCTGCTGGCTCGGAAGGACGGCTCGAAGCTCGAATCGACGACTGGGCCGGATTGGAAGTGCGCCGACGGTTGGGACGATCGTTGGGCCGACCCTTCGTTCGACGATTCCGCTTGGCCCCAGGCGAAGACCCTAGGCGAGTACGGCGATTCCCCTTGGGGAAGGGTCCCTCCGCGAGGGATGTTCCTCCCGCCGCCGCGATACCTAAGGCGAGGGTTCCAGATCGAAAAGCCTATCTCGCACGCGACGCTCCATGCGACCGCGCTCGGAATTTACGAAGCGCGAATTAACGGCAAGCGGGTCGCCGAGGCGCTGTTTCTCCCGGGCTGGACCGACTACAACCTCCGCATTCCCACCCATTCGTTCGACGTCACCGGCCTGCTGCAGCAGGGAGAGAACGTCTGGAGCGTTCTGCTGGCCGACGGGTGGTTTGCGGGGTACGTGGGATATGGGGGGCAGCGAAACCACTACGGCGACGCCTTGAGGTTCCTCGGCCAGCTTGAGATCGAATACGAAGACGGAACGAAGAAAACAGTTGCGACCGGACCCGATTGGAGGGCGAGCACGGGAGGGCTGCGAGAAGCCGACTTCCTAATGGGTGAGACTTTCGATTCGTCGGCCGAACCCTGGGGTTGGGACGCGAGGGGATTCGAAGAAAAGGACTGGCAGCCCGTCGAAATCGGGTCGGCGATTCAGCCCCTCATCGAACCCGCAAAACATCAGCCCGTAGCCGTGATCGCGCGGTTCGAACCCCTGTCCGTGAGCCAAGTCGGACCCGACGCCTACGTTCTCGATCTCGGGCAAAACATCGCCGGCTATGCCCAACTCGAACTCACCGCCGAGAGGGGGCGCGAGATCACTCTGCGCTACGCCGAGCGGCTCGATGCCGAGGGCAAGCTTTACACCACCAATCTTCGCGGCGCGCGGGCGGTCGATAAGTACGTTTGTAGGGGTGAGGGCATCGAAAGGTGGAGCCCTAGATTCACGTTTCACGGGTTCCAATTTATCGAGGTGTCCGGGTTGGGACGCGCCCCTCGACGGGGGGAAGTCGTCGGGCTCGCGGTCGCCAGCGATACCCCGATTACGGGCCATTTCGAATGTTCCGACCCGATGCTCAATCGACTGGCGAAGAACATTTACTGGACGCAGAGGATGAACTTCCTCGAGGTCCCGACGGACTGCCCCCAACGCGACGAGCGGCTCGGATGGACCGGCGACGCCCAGGTGTACGCGACCACCGCTGCCTACTTCGCTGATGTCGAGGCTTTCTTCGACAAGTGGTTGATCGACCTCACGGACGCCCAGCGCGCCGACGGCCAGTTCCCGATGGTCGCTCCCCTCAAGGTCGCGGGACCCGATGGGGGCCCGGCTTGGGCGGACGCAGGCGTGATCGTCCCGTGGGAGCTTTATCGCATGACCGGCAACGTGAGCCTCTTGCGTCGGCAGTTCCCGTCGATGCTAAGGTTCGTTGAGTTCAGCTTCGCAAGGTGCGAGGAGGGCACGCTGCCTCCCAAAGAGTTTCACTGCTTTGGCGACTGGCTCAACATCGACGACCCCACGCCCAACGAGGTGCTCTTCTTGGCGTACTTGGTTCGAAGCGCCGACTTTGCGGCCGAGGCTGCCGACGTCTTAGGGAAGGCAGACAACTCGCGGCGACTCCGCGACATTGCCGCCGCCGCCCGGACGAGCTTCCAGAAGAACTACGTCGACTCGGACGGCCGGATCGCTGGGGATTCGCAGACCGCCTACGCGCTCGCGATCGACTTCGGTTTGTTGCCGCAAGCGGGTGAGGCACGAGCCGCCCAACACCTCGTCCGCAAGCTTGAGGAGCGAGGCGTCCGCCTTTCGACGGGCTTTGTCGGGACGAAGCCTCTCATGCGCTCTCTCGCCAAAGTCGGCCGCTTCGATCTGGCCTATCGGCTGCTTCAGAGCAAGGAGTTTCCTTCGTGGGGATTCACCATCGAGCACGGAGCGACCTCGATCTGGGAGCGGTGGAACGGCTGGACGCCAGAGGAGGGGTTTGCCGATCCCGGCATGAACTCGTTTGCCCACTACGCGTTTGGCGCGGTGGGAGAGTGGATGATGGAGCACGTCGCCGGGATTGCCCCACGGTCGCCAGGTTTCGCGCAAATCCTCATTCACCCCAAGCCCGGAGGGACTCTGACCTCCGTGCGTGCCTCCCATCATTCGCCTTACGGACCCATCCGAGTCGAATGGAGCCTCGAGGGTCGCCAATTCGAGTTGACGGTGGAAGTCCCTCCGGGGGGCCGGGCGGTCGTCCGAGTTCCTTCCTCCGACCCTTCGAGCGTTCTTGAGGAGTCCGAATTGGGATGGAAGGCGGTCGCCGGAAAGGCAGGAGCAGGCTATTCCGAGATTGAAGTGGGTTCGGGAACCTACCGATGGAAGTCGACCGAGTCGTCCAGCGAAGGCGGGCCGACACAAATGCCGCTTTGA
- a CDS encoding LamB/YcsF family protein: MKAVDLNVDIGEGMPYDGELLINASSANVCCGVHAGSWELVEETVGLCLKNGVRIGMHPGYPDRASMGRAPMPPDQLGAYKESVLRQAERFYYFVPPAYVKPHGAFYNESTLEGHAAHGILLDLLAEFALPLMGLKGTAHERAAHVFFAEGFADRGLLPDGRLIPRGKPGALLVDPKEVARQALLLAPNVDSLCFHGDHPLCVENIRAATEALLSAGYRIGA; this comes from the coding sequence ATGAAGGCCGTCGACCTTAACGTCGATATCGGCGAGGGGATGCCGTACGACGGCGAGCTGCTGATCAATGCTAGCTCGGCGAACGTTTGCTGCGGGGTCCATGCGGGGAGTTGGGAACTGGTAGAGGAAACCGTCGGGCTGTGCCTTAAGAACGGCGTTCGGATCGGGATGCACCCGGGCTACCCCGATCGCGCGAGCATGGGCCGCGCTCCGATGCCGCCTGACCAGTTGGGGGCCTATAAGGAGTCCGTTCTTCGCCAAGCGGAGCGGTTCTACTACTTCGTCCCGCCCGCTTACGTGAAGCCCCACGGCGCTTTCTATAACGAATCCACTCTCGAGGGCCACGCCGCGCACGGGATCCTCCTCGACCTCCTCGCCGAATTCGCCTTGCCGCTTATGGGCCTGAAGGGGACCGCCCACGAGCGCGCAGCCCACGTATTTTTCGCCGAGGGGTTTGCGGACAGGGGGCTCTTGCCCGATGGACGACTGATTCCGCGAGGGAAGCCGGGGGCGTTGCTCGTGGACCCCAAGGAGGTCGCTCGGCAGGCCTTGCTGCTTGCGCCCAACGTGGATTCTCTGTGCTTTCATGGAGACCATCCGCTCTGTGTCGAGAACATCCGGGCCGCGACGGAAGCGCTTCTTTCAGCCGGATACAGGATCGGCGCATGA
- a CDS encoding sugar phosphate isomerase/epimerase, producing MPTLRTVAHNGLMKLSVQLFTLRSSCADDLEGTLEAIRAMGLRYVEFAGLHDHSPLHVRSFLERLGLEPSGCHVSLERLREGLDEVIAESKLLHNRHVVLPWVPADFFGSGWASCAPELESIGERLASEGLVFCYHNHAFEMEFEGAKPGLDVLFESTSPESLQAQIDCYWVQWGGQDPATYIRDLAGRIPTVHLKDGLMGSEPQDAIAGQGALDWNSILAACAEARVEFGVVEMDHPPGDPLDAVRRCVEFFRSRGVAE from the coding sequence TTGCCAACTCTCCGAACGGTAGCGCACAATGGGCTCATGAAGCTCTCGGTCCAGCTTTTCACCCTACGCTCGAGCTGCGCGGATGACCTGGAAGGGACGCTCGAAGCCATCCGGGCGATGGGGCTAAGGTACGTCGAATTCGCTGGGCTTCACGACCACTCCCCTCTGCACGTCCGCTCATTTCTCGAAAGGCTGGGGCTGGAGCCCTCGGGATGCCACGTCTCCCTCGAACGGCTTCGGGAAGGGCTCGACGAAGTGATCGCAGAGAGCAAACTGCTCCACAACCGCCACGTGGTTCTTCCTTGGGTCCCGGCGGACTTCTTCGGGAGCGGTTGGGCCTCCTGCGCCCCGGAACTGGAATCGATCGGCGAAAGGCTTGCCTCGGAAGGGCTGGTTTTCTGCTACCACAACCACGCTTTCGAGATGGAGTTCGAAGGCGCGAAGCCGGGACTCGATGTTCTTTTCGAGTCGACGAGCCCCGAGTCTCTTCAAGCGCAAATCGACTGCTATTGGGTCCAGTGGGGAGGACAGGACCCCGCAACCTACATCCGCGACCTTGCCGGGAGGATTCCGACCGTTCATCTGAAGGACGGTTTGATGGGGAGCGAACCGCAGGACGCCATCGCCGGGCAAGGCGCTCTCGATTGGAATTCGATTCTGGCCGCGTGCGCAGAGGCTCGCGTCGAGTTCGGAGTGGTTGAAATGGACCACCCGCCCGGCGACCCGCTCGATGCCGTCCGTCGATGCGTGGAGTTCTTCCGCTCCCGAGGCGTTGCGGAGTAA
- a CDS encoding allophanate hydrolase subunit 2 codes for MSLEVLAIGGASTLQDRGRYGWRHYGVPRGGASDRHSMGLANALCGNDPSATALEMLGLGGRFRAQSRVRVAWAGCIARVSAAGRDFENGGSATLEPGDLFEVGPFRHGNALYLATPGGWIGRRVLGSVSGLQVARGQTLGPKVETPESRARTISLDGPSESLAPGPIRCLPTPEALPLQIEALRQGSFSVRSDSDRRGIRLRGPAVPGFAERSSTPVCEGCVQLTASGELLVIGPDGPTLGGYPRVAVVCGADLDRIGQSAPGSEVEFEFIDLDAAISLREELEAARSARLRLAGLASSI; via the coding sequence ATGAGCTTGGAAGTCCTCGCCATCGGTGGGGCGTCGACGCTGCAGGATAGGGGGCGGTACGGCTGGCGACATTACGGCGTTCCGAGAGGAGGCGCCTCCGACCGCCATTCGATGGGCTTGGCCAACGCGCTTTGCGGCAACGATCCCTCGGCCACTGCGCTCGAAATGCTCGGCTTGGGGGGTCGGTTCCGGGCTCAATCAAGGGTCCGCGTCGCATGGGCGGGTTGCATCGCCAGGGTCAGCGCCGCCGGCCGCGATTTCGAGAACGGGGGATCAGCCACGCTGGAGCCCGGCGATCTGTTCGAGGTCGGCCCGTTTCGGCACGGGAACGCCCTTTATCTCGCGACCCCCGGCGGGTGGATCGGGAGAAGAGTCCTCGGCAGCGTAAGCGGGTTGCAGGTCGCCCGGGGCCAAACGCTGGGCCCCAAAGTCGAGACCCCCGAATCTAGGGCTCGCACGATCTCCCTCGATGGGCCGAGCGAAAGCCTTGCGCCCGGTCCCATCCGATGTCTTCCCACTCCCGAGGCCCTGCCCCTTCAGATTGAAGCCCTCCGCCAGGGTAGCTTTTCCGTACGGTCGGACTCGGACCGGCGCGGCATCCGACTTCGCGGGCCGGCAGTGCCGGGGTTCGCTGAGCGATCGAGCACCCCTGTGTGCGAGGGGTGCGTCCAACTGACGGCCTCCGGCGAGCTTCTGGTGATCGGTCCCGACGGCCCTACCCTCGGCGGATACCCCCGAGTCGCCGTCGTTTGTGGGGCGGACCTCGATCGGATCGGGCAGTCGGCCCCAGGTTCCGAGGTCGAGTTCGAGTTCATCGACCTCGACGCTGCCATTTCGCTTCGGGAGGAGTTGGAGGCGGCAAGGTCGGCGCGGTTGCGCCTCGCTGGACTGGCTTCTTCAATCTGA
- a CDS encoding kinase A inhibitor, with amino-acid sequence MRTERIGERLIVIEDCGEQAVRLRDAIEAGAIPGVEEVVPCYESVGLIVDPERFEEPSLEALLRAPLPVSRSEPKRVEVPVCYELGEDLAEVCGILGLSSEEFISRHSNAEYRCFAVGFAPGFPYLGYVDPSLAGVPRLSSPRVRVPKGSVGIAGRQTGIYPDELPGGWRLIGRTPFEIVNLEEPSFLIAPGDSVVFVPIPLGRFEEIAGA; translated from the coding sequence ATGAGGACCGAGCGCATTGGGGAACGGTTGATCGTAATCGAAGACTGCGGCGAACAAGCCGTACGACTTCGGGACGCGATTGAGGCCGGTGCGATCCCCGGAGTCGAAGAAGTTGTGCCCTGCTATGAGTCGGTGGGGCTGATTGTCGATCCCGAACGGTTTGAGGAGCCTTCTCTGGAAGCCCTCCTTCGCGCACCCCTTCCGGTGAGCCGCTCCGAGCCGAAGCGCGTCGAGGTGCCCGTGTGCTATGAACTTGGCGAGGACCTGGCAGAAGTCTGCGGCATCCTCGGCCTATCCAGCGAAGAGTTCATCAGCCGCCACTCGAACGCCGAGTACCGGTGCTTTGCGGTGGGATTCGCGCCAGGATTCCCGTACCTAGGGTACGTCGATCCCTCCCTCGCCGGGGTGCCGCGCCTGAGCTCGCCTCGAGTCCGGGTCCCCAAGGGTTCGGTGGGAATTGCGGGGCGGCAGACCGGCATCTATCCCGACGAGTTACCTGGTGGGTGGAGGCTGATCGGGCGAACGCCTTTCGAAATCGTCAACCTGGAAGAACCCTCCTTTCTGATCGCTCCGGGTGACTCGGTCGTGTTCGTGCCGATTCCTCTCGGCCGCTTCGAGGAGATCGCCGGAGCATGA
- a CDS encoding dUTP diphosphatase: MEAANDLLQRPNEGSRTLELPVTLEPGAVPPAYQTSGAAGMDLHSNEGVVLEPLQRKLVRTGVRIAVPPGFEAQVRPRSGLALRLGLSMVNSPGTIDSDYRGEIAIILINLGSEVVKLEHGERIAQLVVCPVARAEVRIVAELSETDRGEGGFGSTGR, translated from the coding sequence ATGGAAGCGGCAAACGACCTCCTGCAACGACCCAACGAAGGCTCCCGGACGCTGGAGTTGCCCGTCACCTTGGAGCCTGGAGCGGTGCCTCCGGCTTATCAGACTTCGGGCGCTGCCGGGATGGACCTTCACTCGAACGAGGGCGTTGTGCTCGAACCCCTCCAGAGGAAGCTCGTCCGAACGGGGGTCCGCATCGCCGTTCCTCCGGGATTCGAAGCCCAGGTCCGACCCCGATCGGGGCTCGCCCTCCGGCTTGGGCTCTCGATGGTGAACTCGCCCGGCACGATCGACTCGGATTACCGTGGCGAAATCGCGATCATTCTGATCAATTTGGGATCGGAAGTCGTCAAACTCGAACACGGCGAGCGCATCGCCCAATTGGTGGTTTGCCCGGTGGCTCGGGCAGAAGTGAGGATCGTGGCCGAATTGAGCGAAACCGATCGAGGAGAAGGCGGCTTTGGGAGCACCGGAAGATAA
- a CDS encoding TPR repeat protein, which translates to MGAPEDNPTPRVCDRCFASLAPDAEFCVECGAPVPDAASAEGSDGTIYPQLARANLFRMRGDYRQAEEICLAILRRYPNNATANALLGDISQERGDLEQAAEWYDLALDLTPDSVPIRQKLTVVKERMAERDTANTAKQLGLPTTRPKIGLYVFGVLAFLLGTGAAAFYLGRNWPVPESINVVEQPLELGATRRSSTEPEAPPQAQPSTRAAAPLANTDTDRALIEAVAQRNPSGSAVLDIDYFPRGQFAFVTYSAGDEDDPRVLGASIASSVLEQMPECQSVVLRAIRHSQVVFIADVTRESVALTAQTDWQANYSKVPGAFADAVLSREWTPNAPALSPTDSETRPADRGGEQPGD; encoded by the coding sequence TTGGGAGCACCGGAAGATAACCCGACCCCCAGGGTCTGCGATCGCTGTTTTGCCTCATTGGCGCCGGACGCCGAGTTCTGTGTCGAATGCGGCGCGCCTGTACCCGACGCGGCATCGGCGGAAGGTAGCGACGGCACGATCTACCCCCAGCTCGCCCGCGCGAACCTCTTTCGAATGCGCGGCGACTATCGCCAAGCGGAGGAGATTTGTCTGGCGATTTTGCGGCGGTATCCCAACAACGCCACAGCAAACGCGCTCTTAGGGGACATCAGCCAGGAGAGGGGCGACCTCGAACAGGCTGCGGAGTGGTATGACCTCGCCCTCGATTTGACCCCTGACTCGGTGCCGATCCGGCAGAAGCTCACCGTGGTCAAGGAGCGGATGGCCGAACGCGATACCGCCAACACGGCCAAACAACTCGGCCTCCCTACAACCCGGCCCAAGATCGGCTTGTACGTTTTTGGCGTGCTCGCGTTTCTGTTGGGAACCGGCGCGGCGGCGTTCTATTTGGGCCGCAACTGGCCCGTTCCCGAGTCGATCAACGTCGTCGAACAGCCGTTGGAGCTGGGCGCGACGCGCCGTTCCTCGACTGAGCCAGAAGCTCCGCCCCAGGCGCAGCCTTCAACGAGGGCCGCTGCGCCGCTCGCGAATACGGACACGGACCGCGCGCTCATCGAAGCCGTCGCCCAGCGGAACCCGAGTGGCAGCGCCGTGCTGGACATCGACTACTTCCCTAGGGGCCAGTTTGCGTTCGTGACCTATTCCGCCGGGGATGAAGACGACCCGCGAGTTCTTGGAGCCAGCATTGCCAGTTCCGTTCTCGAACAGATGCCTGAATGTCAGTCCGTCGTCCTGCGGGCAATCCGGCATTCGCAGGTGGTCTTCATCGCCGACGTCACGCGGGAATCGGTCGCTTTGACGGCTCAAACGGATTGGCAGGCGAATTACTCCAAGGTGCCCGGCGCGTTCGCCGACGCCGTGCTGAGTAGGGAGTGGACGCCGAACGCGCCTGCGCTCTCTCCCACCGATTCAGAGACTCGGCCCGCCGACCGGGGCGGCGAACAGCCCGGCGACTGA
- a CDS encoding succinate dehydrogenase/fumarate reductase iron-sulfur subunit yields the protein MAQATFRIWRGSRSSGEFADYTIEIGEGMVVLDAVHRIQAELAPDLAVRWNCKAGKCGSCSAEVNGMPRLMCMTRLGDLETSKPITIEPMKAFPLIKDLVTDVSWNFEVKKRIKPFRPRQPDAPDGTWRMFQDDIDRPQEFRKCIECFLCQNVCHVLREHEKFEGFIGPRFFVYAAALEMHPLDTEDRLEELRRTDGIGYCNITKCCTVVCPEHIKITDNAIIPLKERVADVYYDPVAKLLRVLTGTKK from the coding sequence GTGGCTCAAGCGACGTTTCGGATTTGGCGCGGCTCGAGATCGAGCGGGGAGTTTGCGGACTATACGATCGAAATCGGCGAGGGGATGGTCGTTCTCGACGCGGTCCATCGGATTCAGGCGGAGCTTGCGCCCGACCTCGCTGTGAGGTGGAACTGCAAGGCGGGCAAGTGCGGTTCGTGTTCGGCCGAGGTGAACGGCATGCCCCGGCTCATGTGCATGACCCGACTGGGGGACCTCGAAACCTCCAAGCCCATCACCATCGAGCCCATGAAGGCGTTTCCCCTCATCAAGGACCTCGTCACCGATGTAAGCTGGAATTTTGAAGTCAAGAAACGCATCAAGCCGTTTCGACCTCGGCAGCCAGACGCGCCCGACGGGACTTGGAGAATGTTCCAAGACGACATCGACCGGCCCCAGGAGTTCCGCAAGTGCATCGAGTGTTTTCTTTGCCAGAACGTCTGCCACGTTTTGCGCGAGCACGAGAAGTTCGAGGGATTCATCGGTCCGCGCTTCTTCGTGTATGCCGCCGCGCTGGAAATGCATCCACTCGATACGGAAGACCGTTTGGAAGAGCTCCGGCGCACCGATGGCATCGGCTACTGCAACATCACGAAGTGCTGCACGGTCGTCTGTCCGGAACACATCAAGATCACGGACAACGCGATCATCCCTCTCAAAGAACGCGTCGCCGACGTCTATTACGACCCCGTGGCCAAGCTGCTTAGGGTTCTGACAGGAACGAAGAAATGA